From Gimesia panareensis, the proteins below share one genomic window:
- a CDS encoding sacsin N-terminal ATP-binding-like domain-containing protein — protein MTHEAKSGPPPDYFYDIRDKARGRWEQLEADPELAAPWHQLFKQVQSPRHIVSELLQNAGDAGATEADVKIVDGEFVFSHNGSDFTKDEFASLCRFGYSNKRSLHTIGFRGIGFKSIFSLGDEVRLRTPTLSVSFFRERFSEPVWIDGDTTPDTQVSVTIKDQFRQKEIEKNLSEWLASPTSLLFFDSIRRLRVGNHEVRWDSGGDGPVQDSIWMTCSAEPDRKYLLIRSQNEPFPPEAVDEIRQERMISSDDDAAFPPCRIEIVLGMEGRLFVILPTGVKTELPFACNAPFIQDPARVKIKDPETSPTNRWLLMRAGELAARAMLEWLSRSDLPATDRCQAYSLLPDVNREDSTIEGCCGTIVEEALEDAIEDRDILLTENETVVPRDQCVAVPSQLLSIWSVEQVSAFFDQASRPLLSRHIAAVEREKLNNWNLVSQIDKDHILDVLEEKHLPRPESWRRLLLLWEYVSDDVCETFYYRANSRQDVRIVPVQSKDALYSADEVVRLGEKRLLKSEKDWEFLSQYLLVVHQYWPRYLADQRRKADEEKNESLLTALEEAQRVLEALDLDDSSDVSRVVAAVSEKAFASDEYPIEDCVRIAQIAAKLGATVTDQFQFVTQDGLRTTVDTTILVDLDGQLDLFVGEQWYEWYVLHDDYSQDFVSCSKLEWEQWVASSKSKLLGFVPLKNSEQKIYGRSRIEAFLRQQGITTKPGYNYVTHDFVVDDWDFDASHWNGWEQSASQDSTFWSKLLLRILRNPDLYTGKATSAKVQQIATTGKRRSIIHEPVPSAWLTRFRDLPCLIDTRGQCRKPAELLRRTPDTEALLDVELFVRAEDDNEHTRPLLKLLGVGDSPTGPERLLDRLRAMAGVKDAPVYELEKWYHRLDQLFQKCSTAESITVRDAFTDEPLILSLDGNWYSKAEVFLNASEDDVPDAPLVHPSVRHLTLWQKIGVAERPTADLAMEWLKELRSGNRLSADELRRVRALLPRFPLKIWEECGHWLSLDGVWTDVESLKYSLTMQSLIAWSHLFQSVKQQTADLQRLDAETCQQPPFSELPTLSSRIEDWCSEGLFDLETPITKRWMQSLGKGIARIELDEPDDQDSLRRLGCRLASSFWQVTSGLESVPYIDGTPAGTARPIQALWKDDRLYVDDCPVAQLFKAITQELSRVFDRGDIGDAIRACVERSPDFIQDYLVENFRLSPPDADENTEVEDAADHASSGEQLADSDLEDSRNIEEDTDQESGVDDMDGAADADSESDDPVDDGDEDVDDMMDDDTSDVADESNGDNSNIDDDEAQDTQQQKSSPPRKSPKSSLIELMAAEEGFSKDGTDRYLHPNGSCLQKASGSTFPWERYTAEGRLVQSYWVKDCCIEREPLQLDAVVWNLCERQPNAFSIVLRDPNDKAVVYSGAELLRLRSQNRLTLHPANYRLVYQHDDTSGVEESGQHD, from the coding sequence ATGACGCACGAAGCCAAAAGCGGGCCACCACCGGATTACTTCTACGACATCCGTGACAAAGCACGCGGTCGTTGGGAACAGCTGGAAGCTGACCCGGAGCTGGCCGCTCCTTGGCACCAGCTTTTCAAACAAGTGCAGAGTCCACGCCACATTGTCTCAGAATTGCTTCAGAACGCTGGTGATGCCGGGGCAACGGAAGCCGATGTCAAAATCGTCGATGGAGAGTTTGTCTTTTCCCACAATGGAAGCGACTTCACAAAAGACGAATTCGCTTCGCTCTGTCGCTTTGGCTACTCCAATAAGCGGAGTCTCCACACGATTGGTTTTCGGGGAATTGGCTTCAAAAGCATATTCAGTCTGGGAGACGAAGTTCGGCTTCGCACACCAACGCTTTCGGTTTCTTTTTTTCGTGAACGGTTCTCCGAACCTGTATGGATCGATGGCGACACTACCCCTGACACTCAGGTCAGCGTCACGATCAAAGATCAATTTCGTCAAAAGGAAATAGAAAAAAATCTCTCTGAATGGCTGGCAAGTCCGACGTCGCTGCTGTTCTTTGATTCCATTAGGCGGCTGCGCGTTGGTAACCATGAAGTTCGCTGGGATTCTGGCGGTGACGGACCGGTGCAGGATTCGATATGGATGACGTGTTCGGCAGAACCGGATAGGAAGTACCTTCTCATTCGTTCCCAGAACGAACCATTTCCTCCCGAGGCTGTCGATGAAATCCGACAGGAGAGGATGATTTCCTCGGATGATGATGCAGCGTTTCCGCCCTGCCGTATTGAGATTGTACTCGGTATGGAAGGACGGCTGTTCGTGATTCTGCCGACCGGTGTGAAAACCGAATTGCCGTTCGCATGTAATGCGCCCTTTATTCAAGATCCAGCACGCGTCAAGATCAAAGACCCTGAGACATCGCCGACAAACCGCTGGCTGTTGATGCGTGCCGGCGAACTCGCTGCTAGAGCAATGCTGGAGTGGCTGAGTCGGAGTGATCTTCCAGCGACGGATCGCTGCCAGGCGTATTCGCTTCTTCCAGACGTGAACCGTGAAGATAGCACAATTGAGGGCTGTTGTGGGACAATCGTGGAAGAGGCCCTCGAAGATGCGATTGAGGACCGAGACATCTTGTTAACCGAGAATGAAACGGTCGTCCCACGCGATCAATGCGTCGCCGTTCCCAGCCAGCTGCTTTCGATTTGGTCGGTAGAGCAGGTGTCTGCGTTCTTTGACCAGGCTTCGCGGCCGCTACTATCACGCCACATTGCAGCAGTTGAACGCGAGAAACTGAATAATTGGAATCTCGTCAGCCAGATCGACAAAGATCACATTTTGGATGTGCTTGAAGAGAAGCATCTTCCTCGTCCGGAATCCTGGCGGCGATTACTGTTGCTTTGGGAATACGTCTCCGATGACGTCTGCGAGACGTTCTATTATAGGGCAAACTCCCGACAGGACGTACGCATAGTCCCCGTTCAAAGCAAAGATGCCCTATACTCGGCTGATGAAGTTGTGCGACTGGGCGAGAAGAGGCTTTTGAAGTCGGAAAAGGACTGGGAATTTCTATCGCAGTATTTGCTTGTCGTCCATCAGTACTGGCCTCGTTATCTTGCGGACCAAAGACGCAAGGCTGACGAAGAAAAAAACGAAAGTCTGCTAACTGCCTTGGAAGAAGCACAGCGTGTTCTTGAAGCTCTCGATCTCGACGACTCCAGTGACGTGAGTCGAGTCGTCGCGGCTGTATCCGAAAAGGCGTTCGCCAGCGACGAATACCCGATCGAAGATTGCGTTCGAATCGCGCAGATTGCTGCGAAGCTCGGTGCGACGGTCACGGATCAGTTTCAGTTTGTTACTCAGGATGGGCTGCGAACAACGGTCGATACGACCATCTTAGTCGATCTTGACGGGCAGCTTGATCTGTTTGTTGGTGAGCAGTGGTATGAGTGGTACGTCCTACATGACGATTATAGTCAGGACTTTGTCTCTTGCTCCAAGCTTGAATGGGAGCAGTGGGTTGCAAGCAGCAAAAGTAAACTGCTTGGCTTTGTTCCACTCAAGAATTCTGAGCAGAAAATCTATGGCCGCAGCAGGATTGAAGCGTTCCTTAGGCAGCAAGGAATCACAACTAAACCTGGGTACAACTACGTTACGCATGACTTCGTAGTTGACGATTGGGATTTCGACGCGTCTCACTGGAATGGATGGGAGCAGTCAGCCAGTCAGGATTCGACATTCTGGTCAAAACTGCTATTGCGGATTCTCAGGAATCCCGACTTATACACGGGTAAAGCGACTTCAGCCAAGGTGCAGCAGATTGCTACCACGGGTAAACGGCGATCCATCATCCACGAGCCTGTCCCCTCGGCCTGGCTGACGCGTTTCAGAGACCTGCCGTGCTTGATTGATACTCGTGGCCAGTGCCGTAAGCCTGCAGAGTTACTGCGTCGTACTCCGGATACGGAAGCGTTACTCGACGTCGAGTTGTTCGTAAGAGCGGAAGATGACAACGAGCACACTCGCCCACTGTTAAAGCTGCTGGGTGTCGGAGACTCGCCGACCGGCCCTGAGCGGCTTTTAGACCGACTGCGTGCGATGGCAGGCGTGAAGGATGCTCCCGTCTACGAACTCGAAAAGTGGTATCACCGGCTCGACCAGCTTTTTCAGAAGTGCTCGACGGCCGAATCGATCACAGTTCGCGATGCTTTTACCGACGAGCCTCTGATTCTTTCACTGGACGGGAACTGGTACAGCAAAGCCGAAGTGTTTCTGAACGCCTCAGAAGACGATGTGCCGGACGCGCCACTGGTACATCCATCAGTTCGACACTTGACGCTGTGGCAGAAGATCGGCGTGGCCGAGCGACCAACCGCCGATCTCGCCATGGAATGGCTCAAGGAACTCCGCTCTGGAAACAGACTGAGTGCGGATGAGCTTCGACGAGTTCGCGCCTTATTGCCACGTTTCCCGCTGAAAATATGGGAAGAGTGCGGGCACTGGTTGAGCCTTGACGGAGTTTGGACAGACGTCGAGTCTCTGAAATACTCGCTGACGATGCAGTCGCTCATTGCGTGGAGCCACCTGTTTCAATCAGTCAAACAACAGACGGCCGACCTGCAACGGCTGGATGCAGAAACGTGCCAGCAGCCGCCATTCAGCGAGTTGCCCACTTTGTCCAGTCGAATTGAAGACTGGTGTTCTGAAGGCTTGTTTGATCTGGAAACACCCATCACAAAACGATGGATGCAGTCTCTGGGAAAAGGGATCGCCCGGATTGAACTGGATGAGCCTGACGATCAGGACTCTCTCCGCCGGCTTGGATGTCGGTTGGCCAGTTCGTTCTGGCAGGTCACATCCGGACTCGAATCAGTGCCATACATTGATGGCACTCCTGCCGGTACCGCTCGCCCAATTCAAGCCCTGTGGAAGGATGACCGTCTGTATGTCGACGATTGTCCCGTTGCTCAGTTATTCAAGGCAATCACTCAGGAACTGTCTCGCGTATTTGACCGCGGGGACATCGGTGACGCAATCCGAGCGTGCGTGGAACGAAGCCCCGATTTTATCCAGGACTATCTCGTGGAAAACTTTCGGTTGTCGCCTCCGGACGCCGACGAAAATACCGAGGTTGAGGACGCCGCCGATCATGCCTCATCCGGTGAGCAGCTCGCAGATTCCGATTTGGAGGATTCCCGCAACATAGAAGAGGACACCGATCAAGAATCGGGCGTCGATGATATGGATGGTGCCGCTGATGCCGATAGTGAGTCTGACGATCCTGTCGACGACGGTGATGAAGATGTCGACGATATGATGGACGATGACACTAGCGATGTTGCCGATGAATCTAATGGCGATAATAGCAACATCGACGACGATGAAGCACAAGACACGCAGCAGCAAAAGTCGTCGCCGCCACGAAAGTCGCCCAAGTCGAGTTTGATCGAGCTGATGGCCGCAGAAGAGGGTTTCTCAAAGGATGGAACGGATCGTTACCTTCATCCCAATGGCAGCTGTCTGCAAAAGGCTAGCGGCAGCACATTCCCATGGGAGCGTTATACTGCTGAGGGCCGCCTGGTGCAAAGTTACTGGGTAAAAGATTGCTGCATCGAGCGAGAGCCACTGCAGTTGGACGCCGTTGTCTGGAATCTCTGCGAACGTCAGCCCAACGCCTTTTCGATCGTATTGCGCGATCCCAACGATAAAGCCGTCGTGTATTCCGGTGCGGAGCTTTTGCGGCTTCGTTCGCAGAATCGGCTGACCTTGCACCCCGCCAACTACCGCCTTGTTTATCAGCACGACGACACTTCCGGAGTAGAGGAGAGCGGACAGCATGACTGA
- a CDS encoding GntR family transcriptional regulator: MAAVVSKELMHGSRRQTLVQEVLLKFFQGEYQPNQRMTVQALAKEWNVSATPVREALVELEGIGIVEIFPNRGAVLRNFGAKELREICQVRRLLESEAARCACGHITPHELSQLEKIFTELSTAKRTVEWSEKTQEWDDYLHELIYRACGSERLVLEISRYKALHRTLRQVRHNKRQNVKDYDRMEENAEHLRIVQALASGDPEAAAQAMNDHLAQTPIGLVRDLFEHETTD, translated from the coding sequence ATGGCTGCAGTTGTTTCAAAAGAGTTAATGCACGGGTCCCGCCGCCAGACCCTGGTCCAGGAGGTCCTGCTCAAATTTTTTCAGGGCGAATACCAGCCTAATCAGCGGATGACCGTCCAGGCCCTCGCCAAGGAGTGGAACGTCAGTGCCACCCCGGTTCGCGAGGCCCTCGTCGAACTGGAAGGCATCGGCATCGTCGAAATCTTCCCCAACCGGGGCGCTGTCCTGCGGAACTTCGGTGCGAAAGAACTTCGCGAGATCTGTCAGGTTCGCCGGCTCCTTGAGAGCGAAGCGGCCCGCTGTGCCTGTGGTCATATTACGCCTCACGAACTTTCGCAGCTTGAAAAGATCTTCACCGAACTTTCCACCGCGAAACGGACCGTGGAATGGTCAGAAAAGACACAGGAATGGGACGACTACCTGCACGAGCTGATTTATCGCGCCTGTGGCAGCGAACGACTCGTGCTTGAGATCAGCCGCTACAAAGCCCTGCATCGGACACTCAGACAGGTCCGCCACAACAAGCGGCAGAATGTCAAAGATTACGACCGCATGGAAGAAAACGCGGAGCACCTGCGGATCGTCCAGGCCCTCGCCTCCGGGGACCCGGAAGCAGCCGCCCAGGCCATGAACGACCATCTCGCCCAGACCCCCATCGGCCTGGTCCGCGACCTGTTCGAACACGAAACCACGGACTGA
- a CDS encoding ThuA domain-containing protein, translating to MPTRYATISISHHGRLLDRFCTFSIFLFLLMMINTMAAQQAPGAEIVCLTVDDPNNYEAVTFLNRYATQELRPAGHSVTILEGNQPLPTDIPGLLKAVPRADLLIVFIRRATLPAEQLEAIKKHLNAGKPLLGIRTANHAFLPQGKDAKPPEGGAAWPEFTPAVLGGQNTGYETQGLPYRVTRHPDAPAKTPFLKGIDPSSIHGYQSLYLVLPLAEDATPLLLGKAETDTPAQPLAWYRTYGPKQAKVFYTSLGAPEDVKQPDVIRLYNNAINWLLAD from the coding sequence ATGCCAACCCGATATGCAACCATCTCGATCAGTCACCACGGTCGACTTCTCGACCGATTCTGCACGTTTTCGATCTTCCTGTTTTTACTCATGATGATCAACACTATGGCTGCTCAACAGGCACCAGGAGCCGAGATCGTTTGTTTGACGGTGGATGATCCGAACAATTACGAAGCGGTCACGTTTCTCAATCGCTACGCGACGCAGGAGCTTCGGCCGGCTGGCCATAGTGTCACGATTCTGGAAGGCAATCAGCCGTTGCCAACAGATATTCCTGGGCTGCTCAAAGCGGTTCCACGAGCCGACCTGTTGATTGTATTTATACGACGGGCAACACTGCCAGCCGAACAGCTCGAAGCGATCAAAAAACATCTCAATGCGGGTAAACCGCTGCTGGGGATTCGAACGGCCAACCACGCCTTTTTGCCTCAGGGTAAGGATGCCAAACCTCCTGAAGGAGGAGCGGCCTGGCCGGAATTCACACCAGCTGTCCTCGGCGGACAAAACACCGGCTATGAGACGCAGGGGTTGCCTTATCGGGTCACACGCCACCCAGATGCTCCCGCGAAAACGCCGTTCTTGAAAGGGATCGACCCGTCCAGCATCCACGGTTACCAGTCGCTATACTTGGTCTTGCCACTCGCCGAAGATGCTACCCCGCTGCTGCTTGGTAAAGCGGAGACGGATACGCCGGCTCAGCCGTTAGCCTGGTACCGCACCTACGGCCCCAAACAGGCTAAGGTCTTTTACACAAGCCTGGGTGCACCCGAGGATGTCAAACAGCCTGATGTGATTCGGCTCTACAACAATGCGATCAACTGGTTGCTGGCCGATTGA
- a CDS encoding helix-turn-helix domain-containing protein, translated as MTATDEYLLVKQAAELLGVSANTIRAWSATEKLQEYRHPVNNYRLFKKTDIEELVTQITNPQPVRSQARKAK; from the coding sequence ATGACAGCGACAGATGAGTACCTGTTGGTGAAACAGGCTGCCGAACTACTTGGGGTTTCGGCGAATACCATACGGGCGTGGTCTGCTACCGAAAAACTGCAGGAATATCGCCATCCTGTCAACAACTATCGACTCTTCAAGAAGACAGATATTGAAGAACTGGTGACTCAGATCACCAATCCTCAACCAGTCAGGTCACAAGCACGAAAAGCAAAGTAG
- a CDS encoding Gfo/Idh/MocA family protein, with protein sequence MQNKNLPPENKSSKLTRRDFIAAASTAFMVPTIVPSSVFGANAPSNRINIAQIGCGNQSRADLPGMLRLADAQVVAVCDVNKASGGYARKEHFLGRDPAQKKVNEYYAKKARSGKYQGCDAYSDFRDVLAREDIDAVMITLPDHWHALATVKSCEAGKDVYCQKPMSLTVHDGQQMVNR encoded by the coding sequence ATGCAAAATAAAAATCTCCCCCCTGAGAATAAGAGCAGCAAGCTGACACGACGTGACTTCATTGCGGCTGCCAGTACTGCTTTTATGGTGCCGACCATCGTTCCCAGTTCTGTCTTTGGTGCGAATGCCCCCAGTAACCGCATCAACATTGCCCAGATTGGTTGTGGAAATCAGAGTCGTGCCGACCTGCCCGGTATGTTGCGACTCGCTGATGCTCAAGTGGTTGCCGTCTGCGACGTCAACAAGGCCAGTGGTGGATATGCTCGTAAGGAACATTTTCTGGGACGCGACCCCGCTCAGAAAAAAGTGAATGAGTACTATGCCAAAAAGGCGCGTTCGGGAAAGTACCAGGGATGTGATGCCTACAGTGACTTTCGCGATGTTCTGGCACGCGAAGACATCGATGCCGTCATGATCACTTTGCCCGATCATTGGCATGCTTTGGCGACTGTAAAATCCTGTGAAGCCGGCAAAGACGTCTATTGCCAGAAACCCATGTCACTCACCGTTCACGATGGTCAACAGATGGTCAACAGATGA
- a CDS encoding helicase-related protein: MVRLEDITKNATVKGILANAAVKIIDAKPIGSNALKVVYEAPDGATDQEILYRDREPTLELVESGRPWSFTGDGNLFRLVSEALRIQLAYLFDPVLAVHTSLVEPLPHQITAVYEEMLTRQPLRFLLADDPGAGKTIMAGLLIKELIIRGDLKRCMIVAPGNLVEQWQDELSDKFQLPFEIMTNDKFESAYSGNWFLENDLVICRLDKLSRNESIQDKLKVTDWDLVVVDEAHKMSASLFGGEVKETKRHKLGLLLRELTRHFLLMSATPHNGKEEDFQLFMRLLDSDRFEGAYDPARHNCDAGDMMRRMVKEDLLKFDETRLFPERRAYTVDYKLSDTEASLYAEVTDYVRKEFDRAKALENDGRKGTVGFALTILQRRLASSPEAIFQSLRRRRERLESRREEVKLLKRGGAAQIEFDKSLPLLESDDDVEDFEDRPGEEFEDAEENILDQATAAQTIAELELEIERLKELEKLAGTVRSSGKDKKWEQLSSLLQENEHMFDEHGNRRKLVIFTEHRDTLNYLHDRITTLLGMPEAVVTISGGMLREYRKDAQDRFTHDKETLVMIATDAAGEGINLQQAHLMVNYDLPWNPNRLEQRFGRIHRIGQTNVCHLWNLVAGETREGDVFRRLLEKLEVERDALGGAVFDVLGKAIEGRRLRDLLQEAILYGNQPEVRAKLKEKVEGALDHTRLRELIEDRTLEHESMDTSRVREIRAKMERANARRLQPYFIASFFRDAFAQLGGKLKERESKRFEISHVPADIRNRDRQIGTRNKVQRKYERITFDKSLINVEGQRQAAFVCPGHPLLDTCIDLILERYRDLLKQGAILIDDTDSSEDVHALFYLEHTIQDGRTTESGVRRAVSRQLQFVAIDHEDNVHSAGYAPYLDYRPATEEESNAIQTLLDEEWLTRDLEERAIEYAISELVPRHVQEIRGQKDALIDKTKQAVTERLTKEYMHWDNRAQQLKAQEEAGKTPKLNSRKAEQRADDLQARLKKRLEELDQEKQLSPKAPIAVGGALVVSAGKLRKLSGLQETPETTQARETKRVEGIAMNAVMDAETALGHSPHDICEEKRGYDIESVDGQTGRLRFIEVKGRVVGADTVTITRNEIVTGINSPTSFILAIVQVDGEKALPPVYVRTPFEREPDFDVTSVNYKLNEMLQRGAPPA, translated from the coding sequence ATGGTCCGATTGGAAGACATCACGAAGAACGCAACTGTCAAAGGTATCCTCGCCAATGCGGCTGTGAAGATCATAGACGCGAAGCCGATCGGCTCAAATGCGTTGAAGGTTGTCTACGAAGCACCCGATGGTGCGACCGATCAAGAGATCCTGTACCGTGATCGCGAGCCAACACTGGAACTTGTTGAATCCGGTCGACCGTGGAGCTTCACCGGGGATGGCAATCTCTTTCGTCTCGTCTCCGAGGCATTGCGTATCCAGCTTGCGTATCTTTTTGACCCGGTGTTAGCAGTTCACACGTCGCTGGTCGAACCGTTGCCGCATCAAATTACCGCCGTTTACGAAGAAATGCTAACGCGGCAACCTCTGCGTTTCTTGCTTGCCGACGATCCTGGAGCCGGAAAGACAATCATGGCTGGCCTGCTGATCAAAGAGCTGATCATTCGCGGCGACCTCAAACGCTGTATGATAGTTGCACCGGGGAATTTGGTCGAGCAATGGCAGGACGAACTCAGCGACAAGTTCCAGCTACCCTTCGAAATCATGACGAACGACAAGTTCGAGTCGGCCTACAGCGGCAACTGGTTTTTGGAAAACGACTTGGTTATTTGTCGCCTCGACAAGCTTAGCCGAAATGAGTCAATTCAGGACAAACTAAAAGTTACGGACTGGGATCTGGTTGTCGTTGACGAAGCTCATAAGATGTCGGCCTCGCTTTTCGGTGGTGAGGTCAAGGAAACCAAACGGCACAAGCTAGGGTTACTCCTACGAGAATTGACAAGGCACTTCCTGCTGATGTCCGCCACGCCTCACAACGGCAAGGAAGAAGATTTTCAGTTGTTTATGCGGCTGCTCGACAGTGACCGATTCGAAGGTGCCTACGATCCGGCACGACACAATTGTGATGCCGGTGACATGATGCGGAGGATGGTGAAGGAAGACCTGCTGAAGTTCGACGAAACACGACTATTCCCGGAACGAAGGGCTTATACGGTCGACTACAAGTTGAGCGATACCGAAGCATCGCTGTATGCGGAAGTGACAGACTATGTTCGAAAAGAGTTTGACCGTGCGAAGGCTCTTGAAAACGATGGGCGAAAAGGAACGGTCGGTTTTGCGTTGACGATTCTTCAAAGGCGTCTGGCATCGTCACCTGAAGCAATCTTCCAGTCTCTGCGGCGGCGGCGCGAGCGTCTCGAAAGTCGTCGAGAGGAAGTCAAGTTGCTGAAACGCGGGGGGGCGGCACAGATCGAATTTGATAAGAGTCTACCATTACTCGAATCAGATGATGATGTCGAAGATTTCGAGGATCGGCCAGGAGAAGAATTTGAGGATGCAGAGGAGAACATCCTCGATCAGGCAACTGCAGCGCAAACTATCGCTGAACTCGAATTGGAAATTGAACGACTCAAAGAGTTGGAAAAATTAGCAGGTACCGTTCGCAGCAGCGGGAAAGACAAGAAGTGGGAGCAATTGTCCTCGTTGCTTCAGGAAAATGAGCACATGTTCGATGAGCATGGAAATCGGCGTAAGTTAGTTATTTTTACTGAACATCGCGACACTCTAAACTATTTGCACGATCGAATCACGACTTTGTTGGGGATGCCGGAAGCTGTGGTAACGATCAGCGGCGGAATGCTGCGCGAGTATCGCAAGGACGCTCAGGATCGATTCACACACGACAAAGAAACACTGGTCATGATCGCCACGGATGCTGCAGGGGAAGGTATCAACCTGCAGCAAGCACACTTAATGGTCAACTACGACCTGCCGTGGAATCCGAACCGGCTGGAGCAGCGATTCGGACGAATCCACCGTATCGGACAAACCAATGTTTGCCATCTATGGAATCTTGTTGCCGGCGAGACGCGCGAAGGTGATGTCTTTCGTAGGCTACTTGAAAAGCTCGAAGTAGAGCGCGACGCGTTAGGTGGAGCTGTCTTTGATGTACTAGGAAAGGCTATCGAGGGCCGTCGGCTACGCGACCTCCTTCAGGAAGCAATTTTGTATGGCAACCAGCCGGAAGTCAGGGCCAAGCTGAAGGAAAAGGTCGAAGGCGCACTCGATCACACTCGTTTGCGGGAACTGATTGAGGACCGCACACTGGAACATGAGTCGATGGATACTTCGCGAGTGCGTGAAATTCGAGCCAAGATGGAGCGCGCGAATGCAAGGCGATTGCAGCCTTACTTCATCGCTTCCTTTTTCCGTGATGCGTTCGCGCAGCTCGGCGGAAAGTTAAAGGAGCGAGAGAGCAAGAGGTTTGAAATCTCGCACGTGCCGGCGGATATTCGCAACCGGGACCGGCAAATTGGAACTCGCAACAAAGTGCAGCGAAAGTACGAACGGATCACCTTCGACAAGTCACTTATCAATGTCGAAGGTCAGCGGCAGGCCGCCTTCGTCTGTCCAGGACATCCGTTACTCGACACCTGCATCGACCTGATCCTGGAGAGATACCGCGATCTGCTTAAGCAGGGTGCTATACTCATCGATGATACTGATTCATCCGAGGATGTTCACGCCTTGTTCTACCTTGAGCACACGATTCAGGATGGTCGGACAACAGAAAGCGGTGTTCGTCGTGCCGTCAGCCGCCAGTTGCAGTTCGTGGCAATCGATCACGAAGACAATGTCCATTCTGCCGGATATGCTCCATACCTTGATTACCGACCGGCGACAGAAGAGGAGAGCAACGCGATCCAGACGCTTCTCGACGAGGAATGGCTGACGCGAGATCTGGAGGAGCGGGCGATTGAGTACGCCATCTCTGAACTTGTCCCTCGCCACGTCCAGGAAATACGCGGACAAAAAGACGCGCTGATCGACAAAACAAAGCAGGCTGTCACTGAACGACTCACTAAGGAGTATATGCACTGGGATAACCGGGCGCAGCAACTAAAGGCTCAAGAAGAAGCGGGCAAGACACCCAAGCTGAATTCTCGAAAGGCCGAGCAACGAGCCGATGACTTGCAGGCACGGTTGAAAAAACGACTGGAAGAACTGGATCAAGAAAAACAACTATCTCCCAAAGCTCCAATTGCCGTGGGCGGAGCTCTTGTCGTTTCGGCTGGAAAGCTGCGAAAGCTTAGCGGCCTTCAAGAGACTCCGGAAACGACTCAAGCCCGCGAAACGAAACGAGTCGAGGGGATCGCGATGAATGCGGTCATGGATGCCGAAACAGCATTGGGTCACTCTCCGCATGATATCTGCGAGGAAAAACGCGGTTATGACATCGAATCCGTCGACGGGCAAACCGGGCGATTGCGGTTCATAGAAGTGAAGGGGCGTGTTGTTGGGGCCGACACAGTGACGATCACGCGTAACGAGATTGTCACCGGAATTAACTCCCCAACGAGTTTCATTCTGGCAATCGTCCAGGTTGATGGTGAGAAGGCGTTACCCCCTGTCTATGTGCGAACTCCGTTTGAACGCGAACCTGACTTTGATGTTACAAGCGTTAACTATAAGCTGAACGAGATGCTTCAGCGAGGAGCCCCGCCCGCATGA